TGTATCTTTATGCCTATGAGACGTCTGGACATAGTAAAAGAACACCTGAAACCAGGAGAGGTTTATCATAGGCGTGACCTAATGGAATGGTCTACTTCGGTAGACCGTCATTTGCAGGAGTTGGTGAAAGAGGGTACCTTAGAAAAGCTGTCCGGGGGGTTATATTATGTCCCTTCGCAATCCGTATTTGGAAAAGTTCCTGCGGAAGAGCAGAAGCTGGTAAAAGCTTTTTTGAAAGATCACCGTTTTGTCATCCTGTCACCCAACGATTATAATGCTCTTGGAGTAGGAACCACTCAACTATACAATGAACGCAGGGTTTATAATTACAGGCGCCACGGTGATTTTAAGTTGGGCAATCGTACTTTCCGGTTTATCAGGAAGCCTTATGTTCCAAGTAAGGTGACAAAGGAATTGCTGTTGGTTGATCTGGTCAATAATATAAAATCTTTGGCAGAAGATCAGCCAATGCTATTAGAAAATATAATAAAGCGGACTGGCGAGATGAGCCCCCACCGGCTGAAACAACTGGCTCGTGATTTTGGCAATGTCAGCACTAGAAAGCTATTTGATTCATTGAAAAGTTAACTATATGACACCTATTTATTTGCATGACCACGAAAGCTTTCCTGAACTTCTTCGAATTATTGAGGAGGAAAAAGATATCCAGTTAGGATTAGTGGAAAAAGATTATTGGATTATGCACGCTCTTTATGGGTTGAAAAAGCAAGGATATACTTTTCAATTAAAGGGCGGGACTTCACTTTCAAAGGGTTTTGCCATCATGGACCGTTTCAGTGAAGACATTGATATACATATCAATCCGCCAAAGGAGCTTGGCATCAATGAAAATCCCAATAATAATAACGCGAATAATATTGAAAAGAAAAAACTGTATTATAATCAGCTTGCTGCAGAAATCAGCATAGATGGAATTAGTAAAGTAGAACGTGCTATTGAATTCGATGACTTAAAAAGATATAATAGCGGTGGTATTCGTCTTCATTACAAACTAAGTTCCAATAATAGTCAGATGGATGGTATAAAAAATGGAATTCTGCTTGAGGCTGGATTTGATAATATTACTCCTAATAGTCCGGTAACGATTACCTCGTGGGTATATGAAAGGGCCAAACTCAGTCCTGGGATTGAACTTATTGATAACCGAGCTATAGACATCCTTTGCTATGATCCTCGTTACACCTTCGTTGAAAAATTGCAAACTATAGCGACCAAATTTCGTAAAGAAATAGAAACGGGGGAAGTGTCAACAAATTACATGCGCCAATATTACGATGTGTACTCTCTCTTAAAGTATCCAGGTGTGTCCGAATTTATTGGAAGCGATGCATATTATCCCAAAAAGTTCAATGGAACCAAATTTCTAATGACGGTCATTAGAGATTTGTAGTTGTAAGTTATTGGATATCAAAGATTAATTTTGCATAGTACTAGTATGATTTTTTGTAATTTAGTGTAAGAAAATCTTACAGCCATGACCGTTACCAAAATTGAGTTTACAGATAAGGAAGTGACCGCTCATGGAGGCATTATTTTGCTACAAAAGATGCTGGAACAAATGAAGTTTACCCATTTTTTGGAGCGGACTCCGTTGCCTCAGCCCGGCTCCAACAGAGGTTATGATCCTGTTCAGATTATTCTGCAGTTCATTGTTTCTATTTGGTGTGGAGCTAATAGGTACGAGCATTTGGAAGTGGCCCGTTTCGATGGTGTTTTACAACAGTTATTCGGCTGGGAACGCATGGCGGGACATAGGGCCTTTGTAAGATTTTTTCAAAAGTTTACCATGAAGACCAACAGCCGCGTGTTTCCGGCTTTCTACAAATGGTTTTTCGACAATCTTTCTTTTGACAACTATACTTTGGATTTTGATTCTTCCGTCATTACCCGTTATGGGGAGCAGGAAGGTGCAGCAGTAGGCTACAACGCGAAGAAGCCGGGCCGTAAGTCGCACCATCCGCTTATGGCTTTTGTGTCTGATGTGCAAATGGTGGCCAATTTTTGGCTCAGAAGTGGTGACGCACATACTGCCAACAATTTTGAGGCATTTATGGAGTCGACTTTGGCCAATCTTCAAAACAAACAAATTGGGCTGCTGAGGGCGGATAGCGGATTTTATTCCAAGAAAATATTTGAACTTTTGGAAAACAGGGCTGACCCTGTTTCCTATATCATAGCCTGTCCCCTGTACACTACCATTCAGCGGCATATTCAAAGCCAAAAGACATGGCTACAGCTTGACAATGGTATCGAAATTTGTGCTACGCATTACCAATCACCTATGTGGGACGCACCCCGAAGATTGATAATAGTTAGGCAAGAAATAGCAGAAAGGCCTAAGGCTACCGGCAAAACATTACGACTGTTTGAAGATGACGATATAGTGTCAGGTTATCGGCACAGCTGCTATATAACCAATCTAAAACTCCCTGCCGCAGAGGTTTGGAGACTATATAGAGGTAGGGCCAATTGTGAAAATCAAATCAAAGAACTCAAATATGATTATGCGGTAGACAAGATGAATCAAAACAGTTTTGACGCTACAGAAACTACTATGAATTTTATCATGATAGCCTATAATTTAATGAGCTTGTTTAAACAGGTAGTGATTCCTACCAAAGCAAAACCCATGCTTAAAACGATCAGATACACTACTTTAAACATTGGAAGCTACATCGTGAAAAATGGCAGGGACAGCGTGCTCAAAATGTCTTTACAGATGAAACAACGAAAATGGATTAGGCAACTCTGGGCTAACATCGACAACATCAAACAACCGTTCATAATCATTGATTCATAGTTCTAATGAACTTTTTGGGATTATGAGCATAAGAAAAAACGGTTTCCGAGAGCCGACTTGGCCATTCCAGTTTGCGAAAATGAGGCTTTTTTGTTGAATGATACTGAAATAAGGGC
The Arachidicoccus soli DNA segment above includes these coding regions:
- a CDS encoding nucleotidyl transferase AbiEii/AbiGii toxin family protein; translation: MTPIYLHDHESFPELLRIIEEEKDIQLGLVEKDYWIMHALYGLKKQGYTFQLKGGTSLSKGFAIMDRFSEDIDIHINPPKELGINENPNNNNANNIEKKKLYYNQLAAEISIDGISKVERAIEFDDLKRYNSGGIRLHYKLSSNNSQMDGIKNGILLEAGFDNITPNSPVTITSWVYERAKLSPGIELIDNRAIDILCYDPRYTFVEKLQTIATKFRKEIETGEVSTNYMRQYYDVYSLLKYPGVSEFIGSDAYYPKKFNGTKFLMTVIRDL
- a CDS encoding IS1380 family transposase, producing the protein MTVTKIEFTDKEVTAHGGIILLQKMLEQMKFTHFLERTPLPQPGSNRGYDPVQIILQFIVSIWCGANRYEHLEVARFDGVLQQLFGWERMAGHRAFVRFFQKFTMKTNSRVFPAFYKWFFDNLSFDNYTLDFDSSVITRYGEQEGAAVGYNAKKPGRKSHHPLMAFVSDVQMVANFWLRSGDAHTANNFEAFMESTLANLQNKQIGLLRADSGFYSKKIFELLENRADPVSYIIACPLYTTIQRHIQSQKTWLQLDNGIEICATHYQSPMWDAPRRLIIVRQEIAERPKATGKTLRLFEDDDIVSGYRHSCYITNLKLPAAEVWRLYRGRANCENQIKELKYDYAVDKMNQNSFDATETTMNFIMIAYNLMSLFKQVVIPTKAKPMLKTIRYTTLNIGSYIVKNGRDSVLKMSLQMKQRKWIRQLWANIDNIKQPFIIIDS